CATTGTCGGACCTGCCGCGCAGCGGTGGTCGCTTGAGCAAGCTCCAGGCTTTCTGGCTCGGTGAGCCTGATCTCCATCGGCACCCCTCCTTTGCTGGAGATCAGTCTACCAGTTCTACCTTATTTTGTCCAACTACTTAGCTGGTCTGACCAATCTGCCACTCTCCTCCGTCCCGCTGTGCATTGACAGCAACGGAAATATATTCGTGACTGGTTAAGATTGCAGCCAGCTTTGAGCAAGCCGGGCGACTCTTTCAACTGTCGCATGCGCTGCGCGTTCCACTTCAGGCGAGAGACCCGTTCCAGCAACAAACCGCCTGGCTTCGATCCCATACACTACAAGACGTGGAGGAAGATCGCCCAGGACGCGGGCCAGCTCGATGGCCTGGGCGACTCCAAAGGCATGGGTTGAGAGCGCAAAGAAATCAGGCGAAATGGGGCTGGTCTGGACATCCAGTTGATGAATCGTGCCCGCTGGCGCGCCCGATGCCACGGCATCTACTAGAATGACCGCATCGCTGCTCTTCCAGACTTCCATCAAAGCAATCCCCTCACCGGTGGCTTCCAGAATTGAAGCACCTGAGAGCTTTCTGGCCTGGAGTGCTCGTGCCACCACCAAGCCAACGGCATCATCGCTTCGATATTCATTCCCAATTCCGATAATGAGGATAAGCTGCGGCAAGCGTCCCCCTTATTCGCGCGTGATATGCAGCTTCAGGAAATGCGTGGCGCATGAAATACAGGGGTCATAGTTGCGGATGGTCTGCTCACAGCGCCAGGTAAGCTGCTCCTCAGGAAGCTGAAGCACCTGCGGAATGAACCGGCGCAGGTCATCCTCGATGATTTTTTGGTTCTGTGAGGTTGGCGGCACGATCTTCGCATCTAGAATCTGCCCAGTTTCATCAAGCTGGTAGCGATGATAGAGCATGCCGCGCGGCGCCTCGGTGCAGGCGTAGCCGGTCGCAGCGCACGGCGGGATTTCAGCCGCAGGCCGCTCTGGCATCTCATACGCATCAATGAGGTGCAGCGCCTCGTCACAGGCATACAGAATCTCGATGCTGCGCACGATGATACTCTCAAATGGGTTCTGGCAAATCGTTCCCAAGCCAGCCGCCCGCGCTGCCTCCTGCGCCAGCGGCGAAAGCCTGTCAAAGTTCAAGCTGTAGCGCGCCAGCGGCCCCACGAAGTAAGCGCCGCGCGCCTTGAGCCGGGAATGCAGCGCGTTCGTATAGGGGATATGTTCCTCCACAAAGGTCTCATCGTACTCACGAACGGCAATATTCAAGCCTTTATTCGAAACCAACCGACCCTCGTTAAAGGGATACTCTTTCGGGTGCTGCAAGGCGACAAACTCATAGTCCTGCTCAAAATCCGGGAAGGGCAGGCCCGCCGTCCAGCGCACGGTTTCCAGCGCGGCATCGCGTGCCCACTTCAGTTGCTCGGCCAGGGGGGCAAGCTCCCGCTTTGAAGGCACCTTATAGAACCCACCTACGCGCACATTCACCGGATGGATGGCTCGGCCTCCCAGCAGCGTGATGACCGCGTTACCAACTTTTTTCAACTCCAGCGCCCGCTTGACTACCACCGGGTGATCTTTCGCCATCTGCACCACATCGGCATAGCCGAGAAAATCAGGGGCGTGCAGCATAAAGACGTGAAGCGTATGGCTCTCGATCCACTCGCCGCAGTAAAGCAGCCGACGCAACGCGCGAATCTGCGGATCGATCTGGACGCCAAACGCATCCTCCATCGCGTGTACCG
The DNA window shown above is from Ktedonobacterales bacterium and carries:
- a CDS encoding hydrogenase maturation protease — translated: MPQLILIIGIGNEYRSDDAVGLVVARALQARKLSGASILEATGEGIALMEVWKSSDAVILVDAVASGAPAGTIHQLDVQTSPISPDFFALSTHAFGVAQAIELARVLGDLPPRLVVYGIEARRFVAGTGLSPEVERAAHATVERVARLAQSWLQS
- a CDS encoding Ni/Fe hydrogenase subunit alpha, with amino-acid sequence MNSKTIKVDMLARVEGEGALYVRLKGDQVADVKFKIFEPPRFFEALLRGRSFADAPDITARICGICPVAYQMSAVHAMEDAFGVQIDPQIRALRRLLYCGEWIESHTLHVFMLHAPDFLGYADVVQMAKDHPVVVKRALELKKVGNAVITLLGGRAIHPVNVRVGGFYKVPSKRELAPLAEQLKWARDAALETVRWTAGLPFPDFEQDYEFVALQHPKEYPFNEGRLVSNKGLNIAVREYDETFVEEHIPYTNALHSRLKARGAYFVGPLARYSLNFDRLSPLAQEAARAAGLGTICQNPFESIIVRSIEILYACDEALHLIDAYEMPERPAAEIPPCAATGYACTEAPRGMLYHRYQLDETGQILDAKIVPPTSQNQKIIEDDLRRFIPQVLQLPEEQLTWRCEQTIRNYDPCISCATHFLKLHITRE